A region of Asterias amurensis chromosome 22, ASM3211899v1 DNA encodes the following proteins:
- the LOC139953583 gene encoding uncharacterized protein gives MLLAMAPNGEMMTRFLLAAHCLLLAVSIVNARVYFNGEDETKSGLLELSEYGENEKVDGTEDVDRQQVEDRQWKGEDQWKSGLYAAQHSLQSYPNTAKSSWPQTGMYNKQSTNWLRALAQEPRWHSAMAKRQLWANQQSGLFGKREADMERTLPAWNVKRSAEEREFARQSRGGGVPHVFQSGGIFGKRSSDDWAKRYE, from the coding sequence ATGCTTCTTGCTATGGCGCCAAATGGAGAAATGATGACCAGATTTCTGCTAGCGGCTCATTGCTTATTACTAGCAGTGTCAATTGTAAATGCTCGCGTGTATTTCAATGGCGAGGACGAGACAAAATCAGGGTTGTTAGAGCTATCAGAGTACGGGGAAAATGAGAAAGTAGACGGTACGGAAGATGTTGACAGACAGCAAGTTGAGGACCGACAGTGGAAGGGAGAAGACCAGTGGAAGTCTGGTTTGTATGCCGCTCAGCACAGCTTGCAATCATACCCTAACACAGCCAAGAGCTCATGGCCACAAACTGGAATGTACAACAAGCAGAGCACCAACTGGCTTCGTGCACTGGCTCAGGAACCACGCTGGCATAGTGCAATGGCTAAGAGGCAGCTGTGGGCCAATCAGCAGTCCGGGTTGTTCGGAAAACGCGAGGCCGATATGGAACGAACTCTCCCCGCGTGGAATGTGAAGAGATCGGCGGAGGAGCGAGAATTCGCGAGACAGAGTCGAGGTGGAGGGGTACCCCATGTGTTTCAGAGTGGCGGCATCTTTGGGAAACGCTCGAGTGACGACTGGGCCAAGAGATACGAATAG
- the LOC139953762 gene encoding carbohydrate sulfotransferase 14-like yields the protein MKREQERRKSTLATVCQHLNAPEPTSDYRHLLVNNKHKILFNFIPKVSCSTWKTIWRTLNSKNGKLEMVLPHYRKDDARLRNYRKVLFVREPMSRLLSAYLNKFHSRSRIQRIWESHYGRAIVKRYRGAKNQKPVGGWLDITFIEFIKYITDLGSGIRINGLNDHWLPQYKLSRPCHVKYDFIGHFENLAVEGPFVLRWLGVDNIVHFPEYHSSNAMGHFGEYNESIPPVLMRKLMNYYSEDYKLFGYSPDDVMSLVQEHNTNPMNLET from the coding sequence ATGAAAAGGGAACAAGAACGTCGAAAGTCGACGCTGGCTACAGTATGTCAGCATCTTAACGCACCAGAACCAACTAGCGACTACAGACATTTACTAGTCAACAACAAACATAAAATCCTCtttaatttcatccccaaggtgTCTTGCTCGACGTGGAAGACAATCTGGCGTACACTGAACAGCAAAAATGGAAAGTTAGAAATGGTACTGCCACATTACAGAAAAGATGACGCCCGGTTGAGGAACTATCGTAAAGTGTTGTTTGTACGAGAACCAATGAGCAGATTACTTTCAGCGTATTTGAACAAATTTCATTCTCGGAGTCGTATTCAACGAATCTGGGAAAGTCACTATGGGAGAGCCATTGTGAAGCGTTACAGAGGCGCTAAAAACCAGAAGCCCGTAGGGGGATGGTTGGATATTACATTCATTGAATTTATCAAGTACATAACTGATCTGGGTAGTGGTATCAGAATAAATGGGTTAAATGACCACTGGCTGCCACAGTATAAACTATCACGGCCTTGTCATGTCAAATACGATTTcatcggccattttgaaaatcttGCAGTTGAAGGTCCGTTCGTACTGCGGTGGCTAGGTGTCGACAACATCGTCCACTTTCCAGAATACCATAGTTCAAACGCAATGGGACATTTTGGGGAATATAACGAGTCGATACCGCCGGTTTTAATGCGGAAACTGATGAATTATTACAGTGAGGATTATAAACTATTTGGATATTCACCCGATGACGTCATGAGTTTGGTTCAGGAACACAACACTAATCCAATGAATCTTGAAACGTGA